A region from the Bacillus sp. Marseille-P3661 genome encodes:
- a CDS encoding STAS domain-containing protein — MNKELLITSEQAEERLVLRLEGDITKTSGEQLLRFYNWDLDFVGKFLLIDFSKVNYINSAGIAYIIRLSRILNEKGIVIRAFGLEYHYEKMFQIVGLTKYLTHYPSEWAASENLSE; from the coding sequence ATGAACAAAGAGTTGTTAATTACAAGTGAACAGGCAGAGGAACGTTTAGTATTACGATTAGAGGGGGATATAACTAAAACATCGGGGGAACAGTTACTTCGTTTTTATAATTGGGATTTAGACTTTGTGGGAAAATTCCTTCTTATTGATTTTTCGAAAGTTAACTATATTAATAGTGCGGGTATCGCATATATCATTCGATTGTCTCGTATTTTGAATGAAAAAGGTATAGTGATTCGAGCTTTTGGATTAGAATATCATTATGAAAAAATGTTTCAAATTGTAGGTCTTACAAAATATCTTACACATTATCCTAGCGAGTGGGCGGCAAGTGAGAATTTATCTGAATAG
- a CDS encoding DUF1659 domain-containing protein translates to MAALENMYDSQLSLEYDHGMDLDGKIITKVKNYNNLKTTSTPEEIFAVAQAIAGLQQHPLNYVKRNSNYEIFNG, encoded by the coding sequence ATGGCAGCCTTAGAAAATATGTATGATAGTCAATTAAGCTTGGAGTATGATCATGGGATGGATTTAGACGGCAAGATTATTACCAAAGTGAAGAATTACAACAACTTAAAAACTACATCTACACCAGAGGAAATTTTTGCAGTTGCACAAGCAATTGCAGGCTTACAGCAACATCCGCTTAATTACGTGAAACGTAACAGCAACTATGAAATTTTCAATGGGTAA
- a CDS encoding YbhB/YbcL family Raf kinase inhibitor-like protein, translating into MKKRRVYKKALQMLLAFLIILPSFSVSFASDDVRGHWAEAEINEWVTKGLASGYADGSFRPDAAISRAEFFALVNRSLQFTETAEISFKDVSANDWFFGEIGKAKAAGYAGGYEDGTIRPTEKISRQEVAAILSRIQGIESDASVASQLKDAKEIPEWSKGIIGGVVAKGYMRGFSDGSFKPLKNITRAEAIVTLNRVLIEQSPAVKVFDQAGTYGPESGTETIAEDVVITAANVTLQNTIVAGNLTIAESVGEGDVFLKGVTVKGNTYVNGGGENSIHFENTVLLTVVVNKADGSVRIVASGTTTVQEVQLQSGARVEQANTGGVAFRAVTLSETLPANSTVTLVGDFETVDVRSTTVSVEIPQGSVQNLNVNETATGASINLSEEARIVSLVIDAAISVLGNGTVDNATVNSNGTTFGKNPSNLQLADGVTTTSPTTSTPAGGGGGSSTPSDTAAPTFTTTDVFVTPGNDFIVIPFNEHITANVTALKNNIKIAGDGTTFTDLGANDDVFIGIQSGSEDHRNRLIVYLSAALTGNQTKIKVLANTVKDTTGNVQSTELITGALTAHTLIPAPPDPTTTPSTITITTGFNDGQPIPPQYSMNGGNTSLPVSWTPVVGAQSYAILFYDPDAMDFVHWAVKNIPAGVTAIAEDLSEQVGFPGHQFINDFGIYGYGGPQPPVPHTYKLAVYALNVPTLDLDTGAIPVTKVQFDGAIAGKVIVQAEITGTFNPGVPPGPVDSTPPSIVSITSFDENSSGTWDPYTPGVKDKFIIVFSEDLANDSKIAIETDLKRPMDMGDSYPPPVTWIGADAQITWVDNKTLEIVMGGGMLFPGEHFILSKEAVYDLSNNKPDSNIQVNLPAPASLPPRFDVMSPRADAGTNNGEIQLSVDLDQTGTVYYVVVPKDAAAPTVDQVIAGASYDAVTVEANGMIAVTDPDQEAAQTVTGLTPGSSYDIYFVAQDAEVPPNVLNEVKNVLNITAKSDGL; encoded by the coding sequence ATGAAAAAAAGGAGAGTATATAAGAAAGCTTTACAAATGTTGTTAGCTTTCCTTATTATTCTTCCATCCTTTTCTGTATCTTTTGCTTCGGATGATGTTAGAGGGCATTGGGCTGAGGCAGAAATCAATGAATGGGTAACAAAAGGGTTAGCATCAGGCTATGCAGATGGGAGCTTTCGACCTGATGCCGCGATTTCTAGAGCAGAGTTTTTTGCTTTAGTAAATCGTTCTTTACAATTTACTGAAACAGCGGAAATTTCATTTAAAGATGTTTCCGCAAACGATTGGTTTTTTGGTGAAATAGGAAAGGCAAAGGCAGCGGGGTATGCAGGTGGATATGAGGATGGAACAATCCGCCCTACTGAAAAGATTTCACGCCAAGAAGTCGCTGCAATACTTTCACGAATCCAAGGTATTGAAAGTGATGCATCTGTGGCAAGTCAGTTAAAAGATGCAAAAGAAATACCAGAATGGAGTAAAGGTATAATTGGCGGTGTTGTTGCAAAAGGGTATATGAGAGGTTTTTCAGATGGCAGCTTTAAGCCATTGAAAAATATTACTCGAGCCGAAGCAATTGTGACGTTAAATCGTGTGCTTATAGAGCAAAGTCCAGCTGTTAAAGTATTTGATCAGGCTGGAACATATGGACCGGAAAGCGGTACTGAAACGATTGCAGAAGATGTTGTGATTACAGCAGCTAACGTTACCTTGCAAAACACTATAGTTGCAGGTAATTTAACAATAGCTGAATCTGTAGGAGAAGGCGATGTATTTTTAAAAGGTGTAACTGTAAAAGGAAATACGTATGTTAATGGTGGTGGAGAAAACAGTATTCACTTTGAAAATACAGTTCTGTTAACTGTTGTGGTAAATAAAGCAGATGGAAGTGTACGTATTGTTGCTTCCGGAACAACAACTGTTCAAGAGGTTCAGTTGCAATCAGGTGCAAGGGTTGAGCAAGCAAATACAGGAGGAGTTGCTTTTAGAGCAGTAACCCTTTCAGAAACATTGCCTGCTAACTCAACAGTAACCTTAGTTGGAGATTTTGAAACAGTCGATGTGAGATCTACCACAGTTTCGGTCGAAATTCCGCAAGGTTCCGTTCAGAATTTAAATGTTAATGAAACAGCAACAGGGGCTAGTATTAATTTATCAGAGGAAGCAAGAATAGTATCATTAGTTATTGATGCGGCTATTAGTGTTTTAGGGAATGGTACAGTTGATAATGCAACTGTTAACAGTAATGGAACAACATTTGGAAAGAATCCATCTAATCTGCAATTAGCAGATGGAGTGACAACGACTAGTCCAACAACTTCAACTCCAGCCGGTGGCGGCGGTGGTTCTAGCACACCTAGTGATACTGCTGCACCGACTTTTACTACAACGGATGTTTTTGTAACACCGGGTAATGATTTTATCGTTATTCCGTTTAATGAACATATTACTGCTAATGTAACAGCACTTAAAAACAATATTAAAATTGCGGGTGACGGGACGACGTTTACAGATCTAGGAGCAAATGATGATGTATTCATTGGGATACAATCTGGATCTGAAGATCATCGTAATCGTCTTATTGTATACCTTAGTGCAGCGCTAACAGGAAATCAAACGAAAATTAAAGTTTTAGCAAATACAGTTAAAGATACTACTGGTAATGTACAAAGCACTGAATTAATAACAGGTGCTCTTACAGCGCATACACTTATCCCGGCACCACCTGATCCGACTACAACTCCATCAACGATAACTATTACTACTGGATTTAATGATGGTCAACCAATACCGCCCCAATATAGTATGAATGGTGGAAATACAAGCTTGCCAGTTTCCTGGACACCAGTTGTTGGAGCTCAGTCGTATGCGATCCTTTTCTATGATCCAGATGCTATGGACTTCGTACATTGGGCTGTGAAAAATATCCCAGCAGGAGTAACTGCTATTGCAGAAGATCTATCAGAACAAGTTGGTTTTCCAGGGCATCAATTTATAAATGATTTTGGTATTTATGGATATGGAGGGCCGCAGCCACCAGTACCACACACATATAAACTTGCGGTGTATGCTTTAAATGTACCTACATTGGATCTTGATACCGGTGCTATACCAGTTACGAAAGTTCAGTTTGATGGAGCTATTGCTGGTAAAGTAATTGTTCAGGCTGAAATTACTGGTACATTTAATCCGGGAGTTCCGCCAGGTCCAGTGGATAGTACGCCGCCAAGTATAGTAAGTATAACTTCATTTGATGAAAACAGTAGTGGAACTTGGGATCCGTATACACCTGGAGTAAAAGATAAATTTATAATTGTTTTTAGTGAGGATTTAGCTAATGATTCTAAAATAGCTATCGAAACAGATCTTAAAAGGCCTATGGACATGGGCGATTCTTATCCACCGCCTGTAACGTGGATTGGGGCCGATGCACAAATAACTTGGGTCGACAACAAGACATTAGAAATCGTAATGGGGGGAGGCATGCTATTTCCGGGAGAACATTTTATTCTTTCAAAAGAAGCGGTATATGATCTAAGTAATAATAAGCCAGATAGTAATATACAGGTGAATTTACCTGCTCCTGCTTCCTTGCCGCCGAGGTTTGATGTAATGTCTCCAAGAGCTGATGCTGGAACAAATAATGGGGAAATTCAGTTAAGTGTTGACCTAGATCAAACAGGTACTGTTTATTATGTAGTTGTTCCTAAAGATGCTGCAGCTCCAACGGTAGATCAAGTTATAGCAGGTGCAAGCTATGATGCTGTTACAGTAGAAGCGAATGGGATGATTGCAGTAACCGATCCAGACCAAGAGGCCGCACAAACTGTAACCGGATTAACTCCAGGGTCTAGCTATGATATTTATTTTGTGGCCCAAGATGCTGAAGTACCACCTAATGTATTGAATGAAGTGAAAAATGTATTAAATATTACCGCCAAGTCAGATGGGTTATAA
- a CDS encoding bacterial transcriptional activator domain-containing protein: MKRYLPLFFDNDWLRLGELLQEDVQNYGISGDSVRLTRALSQLGCCYLFQSKHPDAEIIFAFLIKELKCPRISYREKASITSFLALYEIFKGDVDQSISYFKQSQSYFTMIDEYEEETMMLVIALNWLYLLIDHKEGIYYVYERLKVLSESNSSIKKLTKALYKKENFSVHPINEWFWNRLFSNVSNSVSTSNHSEKNNELYFVKIAIQFLELYESYTQADHENLGRYAFTLKAQVDQFKHPWYRAFGYYFIGKILQQESYLSDADLWFESLNLKESIKSFDLAIDFSLPSEFKKIFLNNPPEQTSLTTPKLSFSLFHSFKIMYDGKEIKIEKWKRKKAEEILTYLLFQNNLRVEKEVLIETLFPNEPYNKASNRIYVNVHEINLVFKKIYNDDEPFVTLLNGKVIINYKLIEEIDVFVYLKLYSIGIKLWFEDRGAAIELFEKAVELFDKQLVPHLLYVSWLDTYRESISEKQISMLEKLLVFYKNSEKEEKYLLALYECDPFNEARIKRYLQFLTKQHRYDEANQLFLKADRLIKEEIGIQLSSDLKNLLPK; encoded by the coding sequence ATGAAGAGGTATCTTCCACTTTTTTTCGATAATGATTGGTTACGACTTGGTGAGTTGCTGCAAGAGGATGTTCAGAATTATGGGATATCGGGCGATAGTGTTCGGTTAACTCGTGCGCTTAGTCAATTAGGCTGTTGTTATCTGTTTCAATCCAAACATCCTGATGCTGAAATTATTTTTGCCTTTCTAATAAAAGAGCTGAAATGTCCAAGGATAAGCTATAGAGAAAAAGCTAGTATAACTAGTTTTTTGGCTCTATATGAGATATTTAAAGGTGACGTCGATCAGTCAATTTCATATTTTAAACAATCCCAATCCTATTTTACGATGATTGATGAATATGAAGAAGAAACGATGATGTTGGTTATAGCGCTAAATTGGTTATATTTATTAATCGACCATAAAGAAGGGATTTACTATGTTTATGAGCGGTTGAAGGTATTGAGCGAGAGCAACAGTTCCATTAAAAAGCTGACTAAAGCTCTGTATAAAAAAGAAAATTTTTCTGTTCATCCTATTAATGAGTGGTTTTGGAATCGATTATTTTCTAATGTTTCAAATTCGGTGTCCACATCAAATCATTCTGAAAAAAATAATGAATTGTATTTTGTTAAGATTGCGATCCAATTTTTGGAGTTATATGAGTCGTATACACAAGCTGACCATGAGAATCTAGGCCGTTATGCTTTTACGCTTAAAGCACAAGTAGATCAATTTAAGCATCCATGGTATAGGGCTTTTGGTTATTATTTTATTGGTAAGATCCTTCAGCAGGAGAGTTATTTATCTGATGCCGATCTATGGTTTGAAAGCTTGAATCTAAAGGAATCAATTAAGTCTTTTGATTTAGCTATAGATTTTTCGCTACCATCTGAATTTAAAAAAATATTCCTAAATAATCCACCTGAACAAACTAGTTTGACAACACCTAAATTGTCATTTTCGTTATTTCACTCTTTTAAAATTATGTACGACGGTAAAGAGATTAAAATTGAAAAATGGAAAAGAAAAAAAGCTGAGGAAATTCTAACTTATTTACTATTTCAAAATAATCTTCGGGTCGAAAAAGAGGTGTTAATAGAGACGCTCTTTCCAAACGAACCGTATAATAAGGCCTCAAATCGTATCTACGTAAATGTGCACGAAATTAACCTGGTTTTTAAGAAAATCTATAATGATGACGAGCCATTTGTAACACTTTTAAACGGAAAAGTGATTATTAATTATAAGCTAATAGAAGAAATCGATGTTTTCGTATATTTAAAGCTATATTCTATTGGGATTAAATTGTGGTTTGAGGATCGCGGTGCTGCTATAGAGCTTTTTGAAAAAGCCGTAGAGCTGTTTGATAAGCAATTGGTGCCTCATTTATTATATGTTTCTTGGTTAGATACCTACCGTGAAAGTATATCAGAAAAACAAATAAGTATGCTAGAAAAATTACTGGTATTTTATAAAAATAGTGAAAAGGAAGAAAAATATTTGCTAGCTTTATATGAGTGCGATCCTTTTAACGAAGCAAGGATTAAAAGGTACTTACAGTTTCTAACGAAACAACATCGCTATGATGAAGCAAATCAGTTATTTCTGAAAGCTGACCGTTTGATTAAAGAAGAAATTGGAATACAGTTATCAAGCGATTTGAAAAATTTGCTGCCAAAGTAG
- a CDS encoding YvrJ family protein: MEQWLPFIQDYGFPVVVTFYLLHRIEVKLDSLNKSIIELPERMNGSTIQAHSKKTM; the protein is encoded by the coding sequence ATGGAGCAGTGGTTGCCATTCATTCAAGATTATGGGTTCCCTGTTGTCGTGACGTTTTATCTGCTGCACCGTATTGAGGTAAAGCTAGATTCACTGAACAAATCAATTATTGAGCTTCCAGAACGTATGAATGGCTCAACAATTCAAGCCCATTCAAAGAAAACAATGTGA
- a CDS encoding PP2C family protein-serine/threonine phosphatase has protein sequence MSLKRKFIVLYLLVGLEGVLFIEFQNVFILGRSWSYVLKYNLPFVLGQNAVFIVAYYLFTVRQLKDVLRLERDGIATLNPSEREVLFKKLVRFPFVLFRFSIVFMVGLAVAFHIYALNFVSHIDGKVLVNVLISFLREQSLGLLLTLTIIAALSKMLRPFILALHQPYIERIHVSLAKKILLVFFSILFIFISDIMWIFFKSDGTIQDILIKIGITIVVLVCLSVLFIRLTIMDSIAHIQDVAKYVATTSKSDRESIHFNIPVTSTDEIAYLVGNFNTLQGKVRELYRELDEELMLAYTVQNHLLPTTYHNFGAIKVQGLAIPMKEVGGDFFDIIKINDKKIGILIGDVAGKGLPAALFTSVMIGLSKGKMNHEASSPAELLETFNKLLFPMLSEGMYVTAGIAFIDLEDHTLTYASAGHVSPVVRSKSKTYLLEHSSLPLGIDEDEKYSETSISLEDVETIVFYTDGIVEQRNERNEMFGFKRLCSLVDYSEIKDASLLMQSITDFSNGTKRMDDMTIVYLKNNVL, from the coding sequence ATGAGCCTTAAAAGGAAGTTTATAGTATTATACTTGCTTGTTGGATTAGAAGGCGTTTTATTTATTGAATTTCAGAACGTTTTTATTCTCGGTAGATCATGGAGTTATGTTTTAAAATATAACCTGCCGTTTGTGTTAGGCCAAAATGCTGTTTTCATAGTTGCATATTATTTATTTACAGTACGGCAATTGAAAGATGTTTTACGCCTTGAAAGGGATGGTATTGCCACACTGAATCCTTCAGAGCGTGAGGTTTTGTTTAAAAAACTAGTGCGGTTCCCATTTGTATTATTTCGATTTTCAATAGTTTTTATGGTTGGATTAGCAGTTGCTTTTCATATATATGCTCTTAATTTTGTTAGTCATATAGATGGAAAAGTTTTAGTAAATGTTCTTATTAGTTTCCTACGAGAACAATCTTTAGGGCTATTGCTTACATTAACGATTATAGCTGCTCTTTCAAAAATGCTAAGACCTTTTATATTGGCGCTACATCAACCTTACATTGAAAGAATTCACGTTTCCTTAGCTAAGAAGATTTTACTAGTGTTTTTTTCAATTTTATTTATTTTTATATCAGACATCATGTGGATCTTTTTTAAATCAGACGGAACTATTCAAGATATTTTAATTAAAATTGGGATAACTATAGTTGTTTTGGTTTGCTTGTCGGTGCTATTTATACGACTAACCATTATGGATTCAATTGCACATATTCAAGATGTTGCAAAGTATGTTGCAACAACGAGCAAAAGTGACCGAGAGTCGATCCATTTTAATATTCCCGTAACCAGTACCGATGAAATTGCTTATTTAGTTGGGAATTTTAATACACTTCAAGGGAAGGTTCGTGAGCTGTATCGTGAGCTGGATGAGGAATTAATGCTTGCATATACTGTTCAAAATCATTTATTGCCAACTACCTATCATAATTTTGGTGCGATTAAAGTACAAGGCTTAGCAATACCTATGAAGGAAGTAGGTGGGGACTTTTTTGATATAATAAAAATAAATGATAAAAAGATTGGTATTTTAATAGGAGATGTAGCTGGGAAGGGGTTGCCTGCAGCTTTATTTACATCTGTTATGATCGGCTTATCAAAAGGTAAAATGAATCACGAAGCATCATCTCCTGCAGAGCTGCTTGAGACTTTTAATAAGCTATTATTTCCGATGTTAAGTGAAGGAATGTACGTAACGGCTGGAATAGCTTTTATAGATTTGGAGGATCATACGCTAACATATGCAAGTGCAGGCCATGTTTCTCCGGTTGTTCGAAGTAAATCGAAAACGTATTTGCTCGAGCATTCGTCATTACCACTCGGAATTGATGAGGATGAAAAATACAGTGAAACTAGTATTTCGCTTGAAGATGTTGAAACAATCGTTTTTTATACAGATGGAATTGTGGAACAAAGAAATGAACGTAATGAAATGTTCGGTTTTAAAAGGCTTTGTAGTTTAGTGGACTACAGTGAAATAAAGGATGCATCGTTACTTATGCAGAGTATTACTGATTTTTCAAATGGGACAAAGAGAATGGATGATATGACTATCGTGTATTTGAAAAATAACGTTCTGTAA
- the galE gene encoding UDP-glucose 4-epimerase GalE, with protein sequence MILVVGGAGYIGSHLVKELVAKEQVIVLDNLSTGHREAVDEKAIFVEGNLGYEKDLEGVFSKYPIKAVMHFAANSLVGESVVDPIKYYENNVGATLTLLRTMIKYSVTNFIFSSTAATYGIPDVDIIDESTATNPINPYGRSKLMIEQILADYAKAYGLNYVVLRYFNAAGAFESAAIGESHDPETHLIPIVLQHLAGVREKVSVFGSDYDTPDGTCIRDYIHVTDLAKAHMVALDSLLNGTNKTATYNLGNGLGYSVKEVIETCEQVTGLKANVEMADRREGDPARLVASSEKIHSELGWKAERNLQTIIQSAWNWHKNQKY encoded by the coding sequence ATGATTTTAGTAGTAGGTGGGGCTGGCTATATTGGAAGTCACCTCGTGAAAGAATTGGTAGCAAAAGAACAAGTTATCGTTTTAGATAACTTATCTACTGGTCATCGTGAGGCGGTAGATGAAAAGGCTATTTTTGTGGAAGGAAATTTGGGTTATGAAAAAGATTTAGAAGGAGTCTTTTCAAAATACCCTATTAAAGCCGTTATGCATTTTGCGGCAAACAGCTTGGTAGGGGAGTCTGTGGTAGATCCTATAAAATATTATGAAAATAATGTTGGAGCGACGCTTACACTGTTAAGAACGATGATTAAGTATAGCGTGACAAACTTTATTTTTTCCTCAACAGCAGCAACCTATGGCATTCCTGACGTTGATATCATTGATGAGTCTACTGCAACAAACCCGATTAATCCTTATGGAAGATCGAAGTTAATGATCGAGCAGATACTCGCAGATTATGCAAAGGCATATGGCTTAAATTACGTTGTGTTGCGATATTTTAATGCCGCTGGTGCTTTTGAAAGTGCAGCAATTGGTGAAAGCCATGATCCAGAAACACATTTAATTCCGATCGTGCTGCAACATTTAGCTGGAGTCCGCGAGAAGGTGTCGGTATTTGGCTCAGACTATGATACCCCAGATGGGACGTGCATTCGCGATTATATCCATGTAACAGATCTTGCAAAAGCGCACATGGTAGCTTTAGATTCACTTTTAAATGGAACAAACAAAACAGCTACATATAACTTAGGAAACGGCTTAGGTTATTCTGTAAAAGAAGTTATCGAAACGTGTGAACAAGTCACGGGGCTAAAAGCTAATGTAGAAATGGCGGACCGCCGTGAAGGAGACCCGGCAAGATTGGTGGCGTCTTCTGAAAAAATCCATTCAGAACTTGGCTGGAAAGCTGAACGGAATCTACAGACAATTATTCAAAGTGCATGGAACTGGCATAAAAACCAGAAGTATTAG
- a CDS encoding ATP-binding protein, producing MNSHTGIRMELKSVLGEEKKVLSELDKLFSSSKFRKEDCEEFKIAVSEVCINAIEHGNNEVADLSVFVTVMIHGNRIVCTVSDYGNGFNEKAISHLDRGWGLKLVEHFVDSWTTFQTDPLDSLFSIRIDKKLRKKD from the coding sequence ATGAATTCTCATACAGGAATTAGGATGGAGCTAAAAAGTGTTTTGGGTGAGGAAAAAAAAGTGCTGTCGGAGCTGGATAAGCTTTTTTCTTCATCAAAATTTAGAAAGGAAGACTGTGAGGAATTTAAAATAGCTGTTTCAGAGGTGTGTATTAACGCCATAGAGCATGGTAATAATGAAGTGGCTGATTTATCTGTATTCGTGACGGTTATGATCCATGGTAATCGTATAGTGTGTACAGTGAGTGATTATGGCAATGGATTTAACGAAAAGGCTATCAGTCATTTAGACCGTGGGTGGGGACTTAAATTAGTTGAGCATTTTGTTGATAGTTGGACGACCTTTCAAACAGATCCACTGGATTCTTTATTTAGTATTAGGATCGATAAAAAGTTACGGAAAAAGGATTAA
- a CDS encoding VanZ family protein, whose translation MKYFTIVLVVLYSTKDNHVIVLIGDTMKRKKLWWMLVIIWCGLIFTITESPRFTGENTKKAIVTTVHKTTYSTKLDSPSVINKINKIMRKSGHFLGFGVLALLLWRALSPNRYSLLLAWLFATVYAMTDEYHQAFVIDRTSSIKDVMIDSAGAAVFLIVFYGISKIIVYRQKAMKI comes from the coding sequence TTGAAATATTTTACAATTGTACTTGTTGTATTGTATTCAACTAAAGACAATCATGTTATAGTGTTAATTGGTGATACGATGAAAAGGAAAAAACTATGGTGGATGTTGGTGATTATATGGTGCGGCTTGATTTTTACCATTACTGAATCACCAAGGTTTACAGGTGAAAACACCAAAAAAGCAATTGTTACAACTGTTCATAAAACTACATACTCAACGAAACTTGATAGCCCTTCCGTCATAAATAAAATAAATAAGATTATGAGAAAATCAGGACATTTCCTCGGATTTGGTGTATTGGCTTTGCTGCTTTGGCGAGCGTTGTCACCAAATAGGTATTCTCTATTACTAGCCTGGCTTTTTGCTACTGTCTATGCGATGACCGACGAATATCATCAAGCGTTTGTTATTGATCGCACTTCCTCGATTAAAGACGTGATGATTGACTCTGCTGGTGCAGCTGTGTTTTTAATTGTTTTTTATGGGATTAGTAAAATTATTGTGTATAGGCAAAAGGCCATGAAAATCTAG
- a CDS encoding DUF2922 domain-containing protein, translating into MSKKLELQFINLEGKTATISIDDPTEPVDPIAVAAAMDTIISQNIFFSTGGDFVSKKGSRVVERTVNNVELA; encoded by the coding sequence ATGAGTAAAAAACTAGAATTACAGTTTATTAATTTAGAAGGTAAAACCGCTACAATTTCGATAGACGATCCAACGGAGCCGGTTGATCCAATTGCTGTAGCTGCGGCAATGGATACGATTATATCTCAAAATATATTTTTCTCAACAGGTGGTGACTTTGTTTCGAAAAAAGGCTCACGTGTCGTTGAACGTACTGTTAATAACGTGGAGTTAGCATAA
- a CDS encoding VanZ family protein: MLEYNTEVLLGADKISHFCTFAVISFCASLMVLMITSKEFRLIGLSIIWFILIMIGVLEEYRQYALPNRTAELWDAVANLIGVTAGILLPFLFSMRRDTKPVARYFLFFLIILFPFILGLAELNERHFIVWNK; the protein is encoded by the coding sequence TTGCTTGAATATAATACTGAAGTTTTGCTTGGGGCTGATAAAATCAGTCATTTTTGCACATTTGCTGTCATATCATTTTGCGCGAGCTTAATGGTGCTAATGATCACTTCTAAGGAGTTTCGATTAATAGGACTTTCAATTATTTGGTTTATACTTATCATGATTGGTGTACTTGAGGAATATCGGCAATATGCATTGCCCAATAGAACGGCGGAGCTATGGGATGCTGTCGCCAACCTTATTGGAGTTACCGCTGGTATTCTCTTGCCCTTTTTATTTTCGATGAGGAGAGATACGAAACCTGTAGCTCGCTATTTCCTTTTTTTCCTCATCATCCTATTCCCTTTTATTTTAGGTCTGGCAGAGCTAAATGAGCGGCATTTTATTGTTTGGAATAAGTAA